In Candidatus Woesearchaeota archaeon, the genomic window TACAAAAGCTGCATCAAAACTAGTCAAAGAGGGTGTTCCTTCGGAAACCCTCCGAACTTAATATTATTAGTAACTAATAAGTGGTAACAAAACGAAAAGTTTATAAAGTATTAATCTTATTCTTGCGCCATGGAAAGATTTTCAGGCAAGGGATTTGTAAAATTCGGGGAATGCGACAGGATTAATAAGCCCGAGTTTATGATAGCAAGGCTTGAAAGAGCTGTCCTTAGGGCAGAAAAAAAGCAGGTAGTTCTTGAAGCTTATCTTACAGATGATTGCCCCTGCGCCTATGACAGGGATGCAAGAAAGATAATTGAATCCTCAGCAAGTTCTGATTTCATAAACGAGCAGATTTTTTCCCTTCAGTCAGGAAAATCTGGCTCTGTTGAGCTGTGCAATGAAGATTCAGGGATAAGATGGGCTTCAGGCGGTTTAATGAGCATTGATAGAAACGGGGTTGCATCTCTGATATACAGGGACTCAGCTGCTCCAAGTTACCCTGGTTATTTCACAATCCCTTCAGGGCTTTCTGCAGGAAAAAATGAGATTCTCAACCCAGAAAAAGCAATATTCCGCGAGGGAATAGAAGAGATAACTTATATTCAGGACGGAGAAATACTTGTTCCAGATGTGATGAAGAAATTATCATTTTCAAAGGATATTGTTGCAAATTCACTTTCAAGGTATTTTGGAAAAGAGTGCAATTATCGCATAAAAAAAGTAAAGGCATCATTGGAAGATAACCTTCCTGCAAAGGCAGTTGTCTATTTCAATAAAGAAAAAATCTCTGAAACCAGATGTATTCTGGGGATTGACCCTGGGACAGCAGGAATAGACCTGCTTAAAATTATGTATGTCGACGCTGACTTTAGGAGCGCAGTTCCATTTGACACAGAAGTTTACAAATCCAAAAACGGGAGTTATATTCCGATTGACAGGGAAATATGTCTTGTAGATGTTCAAGAATTAATTGAAAGCGGAATTGTAAAAGCAGAATGTTTCAAGGGAAGAAAGAACATTGGAACTTCTGACAAAGAAATCAAGGCAACCCCTGTTCTTCAGTCAGTCATTGACTATCTGAAGTATTAGATGAATCTATTCTTGCCTGCAGCCGCTTCATGTGCTCTCTTATTTTTATTGCAGATTCAAAGTCAAGCGAATCAGCGGGCTTAAATGAAGAGAGAAATTTTACAATCACTCGGGCAGGAGATTGCACTCTTTTATCTTTTTTGCTATTTCTTCACCTATGATTTTATGGGCGTATGCATTGGGATGCCTGTCTTCCTTTCCAAATACCTGCGAATACAAATCCTGTTCACTGTATAACTGAGTAAGGTCTATGAAGCACCAGCCATTCTGCAATGATGTCCTTTCCACTTCTTCTCTCTGCTTTTCAGCTTCAAAAAATCCTTCAACGGGAAAATACACTATAACAACCTTAAACTTATTGTCCTTTGAAAGGGTATTCAATTCTTCAAGGGGAATTTTCACTATTCTGAAAATTTCATCAAAGCTTTTGCCTTCCATCTCCTTATGAAGCTCGATAGTTGCAGGTGTATGAATCTCACTTGTAAATATGTCAATTTCCTGCCCTTTTTTAATTAATTCTTCGCTTAAGTGGTATTTTATATCATTAAGCCGTGTGATATTCTCAACATCATTTGGAAGATAGCCAACCATGACAATGTCCGGGCTGTATTTCAATCCTTTTACCTTTAGGAATTCAACCTCATTTTCAGTGCTGTATATAATGACGCCCATATTGAGAACCTCATAAGAGAAATTTGATTTTCCCTTGTTCAGTTCAGTTTCCAGAACTTTGGAATATGTCTCATTCAGCTCAACTCCGCTTCCAAAAGTAAAAGAGTCGCCGAGGGCGATTATTCTATAAATGCCATTCGGTTTTTCAACTGAGAAATTTCTGTCCCTGAACCCATCGCCGTTTATATTTATCTGAGTTCCATTGATTTTTATTGCATCCCCGTAATAGACTGATTCATAGTTTGGCACAAATTCAAACACAAGCTTTCTGTTTTCTGATATCTTCAGCATGTAATAAGAGCGGTTCTCATAGAGTTTGTAAAGCTCTTCCTTCTCTCCTATTTTTGCCCTTTCTTTAATATTCTCACTCAGGTATAAGAAAGCCAGAACCAGCGCTAAAAATATGATTATTGCCAATAAAATCTTTTCAGCTTTTGTAAATCCAAAACTTTTCATTTCAACATCTCCTTTGTCCTTTTCCTCAGTCTATTATCACAAAAGAAGGCATTTCTGAATTTTCCTTCTGAAGCCGGAAATATCTTCTTCTCACAGCCTCTCTTATTGATGCAAAATCATCTATTTTATAACGTTTTTTATACAAAAAAGGCGCTAAAACTCATTACTGTAGTTGCGAGATACAGCGCCTTTTTGTATCCTAAAAATCCGCGAATCAGAGAGCGTCCGATCAAACTCCGCACTTTAGTGCGGAGTAGGATGCTCTCATCGGATTTTTATGATCATGAAGCATCTGTAATTGGACTTATCCCGCCCCTCCGCCTCCGCCGCCGCCACCCCCTCCGCCGCCCCCGCCAAAGCCGCCTGAGCCAGAGGTTGAGCCTGCAGATGCAAATGCAGAGCTGAATGAGTGGGCTGTTGCTGCAACCATTGAAGCTCCAAATGAATGGTAGTTTGCTCCACCAACAAATATTGTTGAATGGACTTTCTTATTGGGAAGGATGATTTTCATTGCTTTTTCCACATTGTCTGCTGCGCCAAGAGACACTGCATACACAAGGTATCTTTCCCATACTGCAATTGACTCAGGAGGGTGCTCTTTCATTGCGCTGAAATCAGAGAGGTATTTTTTCAGGAGCATCCATCTCTTATAATGGAGAGCCCCTTTTTCAGTCCGCTTGGGAAGAGCCCCGCGGAATACAGAATTAATGAATATTCCTACAATAAAGGCGATGAAAAATCCTGCACCCATCAGTTCCTTCGCAGTTAAAATAATTCCAATTGCAGCCATTACTGCTGATATCCCGAAAAAGAGCCAGAAAAGGTTTGGACTCCCAAAAAAGTTCATCTTCTCTGCTTCAGACGAAGATTCTTCCTGCCATTTTGAGAATTTTTTCCTGAACTCATTTGGGCGCATGCCT contains:
- a CDS encoding SGNH/GDSL hydrolase family protein, with translation MKSFGFTKAEKILLAIIIFLALVLAFLYLSENIKERAKIGEKEELYKLYENRSYYMLKISENRKLVFEFVPNYESVYYGDAIKINGTQININGDGFRDRNFSVEKPNGIYRIIALGDSFTFGSGVELNETYSKVLETELNKGKSNFSYEVLNMGVIIYSTENEVEFLKVKGLKYSPDIVMVGYLPNDVENITRLNDIKYHLSEELIKKGQEIDIFTSEIHTPATIELHKEMEGKSFDEIFRIVKIPLEELNTLSKDNKFKVVIVYFPVEGFFEAEKQREEVERTSLQNGWCFIDLTQLYSEQDLYSQVFGKEDRHPNAYAHKIIGEEIAKKIKECNLLPE